One genomic segment of Fundulus heteroclitus isolate FHET01 chromosome 10, MU-UCD_Fhet_4.1, whole genome shotgun sequence includes these proteins:
- the prph2a gene encoding peripherin-2a has product MALMVVKFDLKKRVKLAQTVWFMYWFAVLAGILVLSLGLFFKIELRKRSELMDNNESHFLPNLLIAMGLIACGMNAFGGKVCYDSLDPIKFAKWKPMLKPFLVFCLGFNALLVVTALLCFVMRIPLQFTLAEGLKNGMKYYKDTDTPGRCYMKRTLDLMQMEFRCCGNDHYRDWFEIQWVSNRYLDFSAKEVKDRIGSNVDGQYLMDGVPFSCCNPSSPRPCIQYQMTNNSAHYSYDHYTEELNVWRRGCRDALLSYYGGIMNTIGALVFLVTMLEVAVTIGLQYVDSSLSTLANPEDIESESEGFLLEKTVKETFTDIMAKMKAMGKGTKVEEGGEEGVATVS; this is encoded by the exons ATGGCTTTGATGGTGGTCAAGTTTGACTTGAAAAAGCGAGTGAAGCTTGCTCAGACGGTCTGGTTCATGTACTGGTTTGCCGTGCTGGCCGGCATCCTTGTGCTGAGCCTGGGCCTGTTCTTCAAGATTGAGCTGAGAAAGCGCTCAGAACTTATGGACAACAACGAGAGCCACTTCTTGCCCAACTTGCTCATAGCTATGGGTCTTATAGCGTGTGGCATGAATGCCTTTGGAGGCAAAGTCTGCTACGACTCCCTGGACCCTATTAAGTTTGCAAAGTGGAAGCCGATGTTAAAGCCCTTTTTGGTGTTCTGCCTGGGGTTCAACGCCCTGCTTGTTGTCACCGCCCTGCTGTGCTTTGTGATGAGGATCCCTCTGCAGTTTACCCTGGCTGAGGGTCTGAAGAACGGCATGAAGTACTACAAGGACACGGACACGCCGGGACGCTGCTACATGAAGAGGACCCTGGACCTGATGCAGATGGAGTTCCGCTGCTGCGGGAACGATCACTACAGGGATTGGTTTGAGATTCAGTGGGTCAGCAACCGGTACCTGGACTTCAGCGCAAAGGAAGTCAAAGA TCGCATCGGGAGCAACGTGGATGGCCAATATTTGATGGATGGAGTGCCGTTCAGCTGCTGCAACCCCAGTTCCCCCAGACCCTGCATCCAGTACCAGATGACCAACAACTCAGCTCACTACAGCTACGACCACTACACCGAGGAGCTCAATGTGTGGAGACGTGGCTGCCGGGACGCCTTGCTGTCCTACTACGGAGGCATAATGAATACAATCGGAGCCCTGGTGTTTCTGGTCACAATGCTGGAG GTCGCTGTGACCATCGGCCTGCAGTACGTCGACAGCTCCCTGTCCACCCTGGCCAACCCGGAGGACATAGAGAGCGAGAGCGAGGGCTTCCTCCTGGAGAAGACCGTGAAGGAGACGTTCACCGACATCATGGCCAAAATGAAAGCCATGGGCAAAGGCACAAAGGTGGAGGAAGGGGGTGAGGAGGGCGTCGCCACTGTCAGCTGA